From the genome of bacterium, one region includes:
- the trpE gene encoding anthranilate synthase component I, whose protein sequence is GKTIPVYKEILGDLETPVSCFCKVRGEYSYLLESAESEERIGRYSIIGVNPRVFFKIEKDIVEISKDGKKKIKKTEENPLLFLKEIINSYKTIQIDGLPRFFGGAVGFIGYDYIRFIEDLPSRKRDSLKIPTAFFVITENNVIFDHFNHTIKIIASIPIEKSPDETYETAIESIERLEEKLKKPIDLLQEKIKSCKEEFETSKEDYVKMVERAKEYIKAGDIFQVVLSQRIKRKTSVSPVSIYRALRHINPSPYMFLLDFSDYKLIGSSPELLVKLEDGICETRPIAGTRKRGKTEEEDKRLEEELLDDPKEKAEHIMLVDLGRNDLGRVCDFNSVCVSSFMNVEKYSHVMHIVSMVCGKIKKGLSGFELLSASFPAGTLTGAPKIRACEIIDELEPKRRGIYGGCVGYFGFSGNMDTAITIRTILLHKGIAYIQAGAGIVSDSDPEREYEESLNKADCCLSAISLAEKGFIL, encoded by the coding sequence AAGGAAAGACAATTCCTGTATATAAAGAAATATTGGGGGATTTAGAAACGCCTGTCTCTTGTTTTTGTAAGGTAAGGGGTGAGTATTCATATCTTTTAGAGAGTGCAGAGAGTGAAGAGCGTATTGGAAGATACTCAATTATTGGAGTAAATCCAAGGGTGTTTTTTAAGATTGAGAAAGATATTGTTGAAATTTCAAAGGATGGAAAAAAAAAGATAAAAAAAACAGAGGAAAATCCCCTTCTTTTTCTTAAGGAGATAATTAACTCATATAAGACAATCCAAATTGATGGTCTTCCAAGATTCTTTGGTGGTGCGGTTGGATTTATCGGCTATGATTATATAAGGTTTATTGAAGACCTTCCTTCCAGAAAAAGGGATTCTCTTAAAATTCCCACCGCATTTTTTGTCATAACAGAGAATAATGTAATCTTTGACCATTTTAACCACACAATAAAGATTATAGCATCTATTCCCATTGAGAAAAGCCCTGATGAAACATATGAGACAGCAATAGAATCCATAGAAAGGTTGGAGGAGAAGCTAAAAAAGCCCATTGATTTACTTCAAGAAAAAATAAAAAGCTGTAAGGAAGAATTTGAAACAAGCAAAGAAGATTATGTAAAAATGGTAGAGAGAGCAAAGGAGTATATAAAAGCAGGCGATATTTTTCAGGTTGTTCTTTCCCAGAGAATAAAGAGAAAAACATCTGTTTCACCTGTTTCCATATACCGTGCCCTTCGGCACATAAATCCATCTCCCTATATGTTCCTTTTGGATTTTTCCGATTATAAGCTTATTGGTTCATCCCCTGAGCTTTTGGTAAAGCTAGAAGATGGCATTTGTGAGACAAGGCCTATTGCAGGAACAAGGAAAAGGGGAAAAACAGAGGAGGAGGATAAAAGATTGGAAGAAGAGCTTTTAGATGACCCTAAAGAGAAAGCAGAGCATATTATGCTAGTGGATCTGGGAAGGAATGACTTAGGAAGGGTATGTGATTTTAACTCTGTTTGTGTTTCTTCCTTTATGAATGTTGAAAAATATTCCCATGTAATGCACATTGTAAGCATGGTTTGTGGAAAAATAAAAAAAGGGCTTTCTGGATTTGAGCTTTTATCTGCCTCATTTCCCGCAGGCACACTAACCGGCGCTCCAAAGATAAGGGCTTGTGAGATAATTGATGAGCTTGAGCCAAAGAGAAGGGGAATATATGGAGGGTGCGTTGGGTATTTTGGCTTCTCGGGAAATATGGATACAGCAATCACCATAAGGACAATCTTGCTTCATAAAGGGATTGCTTATATCCAAGCAGGAGCTGGCATAGTTTCCGATTCAGACCCAGAGAGGGAATATGAGGAATCTTTGAATAAAGCAGATTGCTGTCTTTCTGCTATATCCCTTGCAGAGAAAGGGTTTATTTTATAA
- the lpxD gene encoding UDP-3-O-(3-hydroxymyristoyl)glucosamine N-acyltransferase: protein MRLKEIVKILKGKLIGEDIEIEGVSSIEDAEKGEITFSLNGGKVKDTKASAIILKEKGEGISIPVILVDNPKLAFSKLLSIFSSIKHPCGISKKASISENAKIGDNVAIGDFAVIENGAKIEEGAIIYPNVYIGMNVTIGKGTIVYPRAVIMNAKIGDSVIIHSGVVIGSDGFGYIKDNGKNVKMPHKGGVLIKDEVEIGANTTIDRGTTKDTIIGKGTKIDNLVHIAHNCIIGKNCIIVAQVGISGSVVIGDNVVIAGQAGISDHIKIGSQTTIAARSGVTKDIPSEKIVSGFPAKDHREEKRLHGLIQRLPKLIERVKRLENLIK from the coding sequence ATGAGGCTTAAGGAAATTGTCAAAATTCTTAAAGGTAAGCTTATTGGTGAAGATATAGAGATAGAGGGTGTAAGCTCTATTGAGGATGCAGAAAAAGGGGAGATTACCTTTAGCCTTAATGGAGGTAAGGTAAAAGATACAAAAGCCTCTGCCATTATTCTAAAGGAAAAAGGGGAAGGAATATCCATCCCGGTTATCTTGGTTGATAATCCAAAGCTTGCCTTCTCTAAATTGCTTTCTATTTTTTCATCAATTAAACACCCTTGTGGAATAAGCAAAAAGGCAAGCATTTCAGAAAATGCCAAGATTGGAGATAATGTAGCCATTGGAGACTTTGCTGTGATTGAAAATGGAGCAAAGATAGAAGAAGGAGCAATTATCTACCCCAATGTTTATATTGGAATGAATGTTACAATTGGAAAAGGGACGATTGTCTACCCAAGGGCTGTTATAATGAATGCAAAAATTGGAGATAGTGTGATTATCCATTCTGGAGTTGTTATCGGCTCTGATGGCTTTGGCTATATCAAAGATAATGGAAAGAATGTAAAGATGCCCCATAAGGGAGGGGTTTTAATAAAGGATGAGGTTGAAATAGGGGCAAATACAACAATTGACAGGGGAACAACAAAGGATACAATAATAGGAAAAGGGACAAAGATAGATAATCTGGTTCATATTGCCCATAATTGCATTATAGGAAAGAATTGCATCATTGTTGCCCAGGTTGGCATATCAGGCTCTGTAGTTATAGGCGATAATGTAGTTATAGCTGGACAGGCTGGAATCTCAGACCATATAAAGATAGGAAGCCAAACAACCATAGCGGCAAGAAGCGGTGTAACAAAGGATATTCCTTCCGAAAAAATTGTCTCTGGTTTTCCTGCCAAAGACCACAGAGAAGAAAAAAGGCTTCATGGCCTTATCCAAAGGCTACCCAAGCTTATAGAAAGGGTAAAAAGGCTTGAAAATCTTATAAAATAA
- the purF gene encoding amidophosphoribosyltransferase, translating into MSDCGIFGAFGLQDAAFSTYLGLFALQHRGQESCGIISSDGNSFYLHRQMGLVSSLDKNDLNKLTGDKAIGHIRYSTAGLSRIEEAQPFLITYNGGLQIGLCHNGNIVNSGHLRGRLEREGAIFQTTSDSEVILHRIARAKQKDFLPALVYSLSLIKGAYSLLFILKDKLVAVRDPFGFRPLSMGRKRDAFFISSETCAFSLVEAEYIRDVEPGEIVVIDKNGLESFNFVKISSQIAIDGMQYKIGDYELPYKIRNAYCVFEHIYFSRPDSLIFGEKPYSVRKRLGRQLAKEAGVKADIVISVPDSGTIAGLGYSESAKIPFESALIQNHYIGRTFIYPKQKIRKAGVEIKLNPVPEVLQGKKVVVVDDSIVRGTTCKRIIKMIRNAGAIEVHLRISSPPIKYSCFYGIDTPKKEELIANNKELKEIEEFMNADSVRYISLDGMLSCVQNPSNYCTACFSGEYPIL; encoded by the coding sequence ATGTCTGATTGTGGCATATTTGGGGCTTTTGGTTTGCAAGATGCGGCTTTTTCTACATACTTAGGGCTATTTGCCCTCCAACATAGGGGTCAGGAATCTTGTGGAATTATATCATCTGATGGCAATTCCTTCTATCTCCATCGCCAAATGGGTCTTGTCTCTTCACTTGATAAAAATGATTTAAATAAGCTTACCGGAGATAAGGCAATTGGACACATAAGGTATTCAACCGCTGGGCTTTCAAGGATAGAGGAGGCACAACCATTTCTAATCACATACAATGGAGGCTTACAGATTGGCCTTTGCCACAATGGGAATATAGTAAATAGTGGCCATTTAAGGGGAAGGCTTGAAAGGGAGGGAGCAATATTCCAGACAACATCAGACTCTGAGGTAATTCTCCACAGGATAGCAAGGGCTAAACAAAAGGATTTTCTCCCTGCTTTGGTTTATTCCCTCTCCTTAATAAAAGGTGCATATTCCCTCCTTTTCATTTTGAAGGATAAGCTTGTTGCTGTAAGGGATCCATTTGGCTTTAGACCCCTATCTATGGGAAGAAAAAGGGATGCCTTTTTTATCTCATCCGAGACCTGTGCCTTTTCTCTGGTTGAAGCAGAATACATAAGGGATGTGGAGCCTGGTGAGATTGTTGTAATAGATAAAAATGGCCTAGAATCCTTTAATTTTGTTAAAATTTCTTCCCAGATTGCTATTGATGGAATGCAATATAAAATAGGTGATTATGAGCTTCCCTATAAAATAAGGAATGCATATTGTGTGTTTGAGCATATCTATTTCTCCCGTCCCGATAGCCTTATTTTTGGGGAAAAGCCTTATAGTGTAAGGAAAAGGCTTGGAAGGCAGCTGGCAAAAGAAGCAGGGGTCAAAGCAGATATTGTTATCTCTGTTCCAGATTCAGGAACAATTGCCGGCCTTGGTTATTCAGAGAGCGCAAAGATTCCATTTGAATCTGCCCTCATCCAAAACCATTACATTGGTAGGACATTCATTTATCCAAAGCAAAAGATAAGAAAGGCAGGTGTTGAGATAAAGCTTAACCCTGTCCCTGAGGTATTGCAAGGAAAAAAGGTTGTTGTGGTTGATGATTCAATTGTCAGGGGAACAACCTGTAAAAGGATAATAAAAATGATAAGAAATGCTGGTGCAATTGAGGTTCATCTTAGAATTTCCTCGCCTCCCATAAAATATTCCTGTTTCTATGGCATAGATACACCAAAAAAGGAAGAGCTTATTGCAAACAATAAAGAATTAAAAGAGATAGAGGAATTTATGAATGCGGATTCTGTAAGGTATATTTCTTTGGATGGAATGCTCTCTTGTGTCCAAAACCCAAGCAATTATTGCACAGCTTGTTTTTCTGGAGAATATCCTATTTTATGA